DNA from Microbacterium foliorum:
CCACGTTCTCGATGCCGCGGACGTCGATCACCTTGATGCCCTTGGCGGACACGTTGAGGGTGATCTTACGACCGAGCGAAGCGACGAAATAGGTCTTCTTCTGCACGTTCGGGTCGAAGCGACGCTTCGTCCGGCGGTGCGAGTGCGAGACGTTGTGACCGAAGCCGGGAACAGCTCCTGTCACCTGGCACACTGCTGCCATGATGTGACTCCTTCTATACCGTGAGGCCGGACGGCCTCACCCAAGATCCCTTGTCTGCGCGCCACCCCCCATCGCCGCCCTGAGACACGCTCAGGGATCGGAACAGAGGGGGGAGCACACGAACTGCGCACAGGAGTGTGCGCAGACAAGGAGTCAGTCTAGCACGGCGGATGCTCGGACACGGACGGCCTCGAGCAGCAGCGCCGACCCCGGCGCCAGCAGCGGCAGCGGCACGCCCACGGTCTCGAGGAACGCCCCGGTCGCCTCGATCCCGGCATCGATCCAGCCGGGATCCGCGACCTGGTGCCGAGCCACCGCGCCGAGGTCTTCGCGCATCCGAAGCCGGTACCGTTCCCCCGCCTGCAGACCCGGGACGCGGGTGCGCGGCGTGAACCCGTCGACCGACGTGCCCAGCCGCACCCAGGCGAACACCCCGCGTGAGCCGTCGGGGGCGACGACCCCGTGCAACAGGGTCTCGTCGTCGACCTCGTCGCTGCGCACCGTGATGCCCGCATGCAGCAGCGGTCGCAGCTCGCGGTAGAGCGCCGTCCAGCGCGTGAGCGCCGCGCGCTCCTCGGGCGTGCACCCGGTGATGTCCCACTCGATGCCGGCATGGCCGAACAGCGCGGTCGTCATGCGGAACGGCAACGATGCGGCGCGATGCGTGGTCTCGGCGATCGCGGGCCCGACGTGCGAGCCCACCACCTCGGGCGGCACGAGGGTTCCCGTCCAGCGCTGGATGCGCTGACGCTCGACGGGGTCGTTCGAGTCGGAGGCCCACACCCGCTGCGTGCGCTGCAGGACACCGAGATCGACGCGGGCGCCTCCGCTCGCGCACGACTCGATCTCGAGCGCCGGATGCCGCTCGCGCAGCGCGTCGAGCAGGGCATAGAACGCCGTGGTCTGGGCGTGCACCGAGGCGCGTCCGGTGTGCGGCGAGACCGCGGCGTGCAGGTCGCGGTTGTGGTCCCACTTGATGAAGTCGACGCCGACCTCGGCCACCAGCGCGCTCAGGCGCTCGAGCAGGTGGGCCGCGGCGCCCGGGTTCGCGAGGTCGAGCACCTTCTGGTGCCGCCAGGTGGGCGAATCGGGCGACGCCTGCAGGACCCAGTCCGGATGCTGCGCGACGAGCTCCGAGACCGGATTCACCATCTCGGGCTCGAACCAGAGCCCGAACTGCATCCCCAGACCGTGCACGTGATCGGCGAGGGGACGGAGGCCCTCGGGCCACTTGGCGTCGTCGATGTACCAGTCGCCCAGCCCGGAGCGATCGTCCGGGCGGCCGCGGAACCATCCGTCGTCGAGCACGAAGCGCTCGACGCCGACGGATGCGGCGGCCTCGGCCAGCGCCGCGATCTTCGCGGGGTCGTGGTCGAAGTAGACGGCCTCCCAGGTGTTGAGCACGAGGGGTCGCGGCGTCTCGGGGTGTCCGGGCAGCGCCCGAGCGGTCCGATGCAGGCGCACGGACACCGAGTCGAGCCCGGCCTCCCCGTAAGCGAGGTACACCCGCGGCGACACATACGTCTCGCCCGCGCCGAGCCGGATCTCGCCGGGCAGCAGCAGCTCTCCACCGCCGAGCACCGCGCCGTGCACGCCCGCACCCTCGGGGAGCCTCTCGACTCCCACTTCGAGGTCGCCGCTCCACGCGACGTGGGCTGCCCACAGTTCGCCCCGGCGGAAGCCGAACCCGTCGGTGCCGAGCACGGTGAGGTAGGGGGCATCATGTCCGCCGCGTCCGCGACGCACCTGCCGCAGATGCGCGCCGTGACGCAGGGGGCCGCGTTGCGGGCTGCGCTCGCCCGTCCAGCGTCCGGTGTGGTCGAGCACCTCCGTCGCGTGGGCGGGAATCGGCAGCAGCACGCGGGCGGCGAGCAGGTCGAGCGGGGCGGCGTCGGGGTCGGCCGTGCTGGTTACCGTCACCTGCGCGGTCAGCACTCCGGCGGCGTCGAGATCGAGGTCGAGGATCACGGAGGCGGCGGCCCCGGCATCCGCGAAGCGTCCGCGCAGCGAGGTCGCGGTGGATTCCCACTCCCCCGCGCGCAGCAGCGGGGCGCTGTGCAGGCCGTCCCGGTGCCAGGCGAGTGCGGGGGCGCCCGACCAGCCGTCGGCCTCGACGGCCAGCAGCGGGAGCGTGCGCGGCGCGTCGAAGGAGCTGAAGGTCACCGACCCGGTCGAGGTCTGCGCGAGCGCGTCGAGGTCGGCGGGATGCAGTGCCGCGCCCCAGTGCAGCAGGCGTGCGGTGGCGGTGTCGACGACCACGCTCACGCCGGCCGAGGTCAGGTGGACGAGTGCGCTCATTGCCGCTCCAGACGAAGAAAGGGAGGCCCGCCCGTGAGCATACGGGCGGGCCTCCGTGGGGTGTTACTCCGTGACGGGGATCGACGCCGCCTTGAGCGCGTCGACGGTCGCCGTCTGACCCTTCTCGATCGCATCGAGCAGCGTGCCGCTGCCCGAGACCGCGGCCTTGAAGCCGTCGGAGACGTCGGAGTAGGTCTGGGTCATGGTCGGGCCCCAGGCGAAGTCCGGAGAGACCTGGGTCGCGGCGTCGGCGAAGACGTCGTAGATCTTCTGTCCGCCGTAGAAGTCGACGCCGTCGGCGAAGACCGGCAGCGTCAGCCCGTCGGTGGTCGCCGGGTAGAGGTTGGCGGCGTCGGCGAGCGCGGTCAGCGCCTCGTCGGAGGTGTTGAGCCACAGGGCGAACTTCGTCGCCTCGTACACGTGCTCGCTGCCCTTGAGGACGGCAGTCGAGGATCCGCCCCAGTTGCCTGCGGCGGTGCCGCCGGCCTGCCACTGCGGCAGGGGCGCGACAGACCAGTTGCCTGCCGTGTCGGGTGCGCCACTGGAGATGGAGTTGGCGCCCCAGACGGCGGAGTTCCAGGTCCAGACCTGTCCGGAGTTGTAGGCGTTGTTCCACTCGTCGGTCCATGCGGGCACCGTGGCGACGAGGTCGTCGTCGAGCATGCTCTGCCAGAACTCGGCGACCGTCGTGGTGGCGTCATCGGCCAGCGAGACCGTCCACCCCTTGTCGTCGCTCGAGAACCACTGCGCACCGTCCTGCCAGGCGAAGCCGGCGAACTGGTTGATGTCGGACTGCGAGAAGTTCGTGATGTAGCCGCCGAGGTCGCGGATCTTCACGGCGGCGTCGCGGTACTCGTCCCACGTGGTCGGGATCGCGATGCCGTTCTGCTCGAACAGGTCGGCGCGGTAGAACAGCGCCATGGGACCGGTGTCCTGCGGGATGCCGTAGACGCTGTCGGTGCCGAGCGTGACCTGCCCCCACGCCCAGTCGACGAACTGGTCCTCGGCGGCGACGACGTCCTCGCACGCGCTGAGGTCCTCGACGCCGTCCTGCACGAGGAAGTTCGGCAGGGCGTCGTACTCGATCTGGCCGAGGTCGGGGGCGTCGCCCGCCTTGATCTGGTTGAAGAAGTTCTGATAGGTGCCGCCGTTGCCGTTCGGGCCGGTCTGCACGTCGACCTGGATCTCGGGGTTGGCGTCGTTCCAGATCTTCACGACGTCTTCGATGCCGGGGATCCAGGAGGTGAACTCGAGCGTGACGTCGCCGTCCGCCGGGGTGCAGGCGACGGCCGCGTCGCCTCCGGTGCTGTCTCCGCCGCCGGCGGAGCAGCCTGCGAGCGCGAACGCCGAGATGGCGATGACGGCCGCTGCCTTCTTCTTCGAATGCTGCATTTCGATCCCTTTCGTGGATGCGATGTGTGATGGTGCGTGTGTTGCGAGGGTGGTGCGGGTGGTGCAGGTCGCCCGGGGGTGGCCGGGCGACCGCCTGCTCACTTCAGGGCGCCGGCGCCCAGTCCGTTGCGCCAGAAGCGCTGAAGCAGGAGGAAGGTCACGATCAGCGGGATGACCGACAGCAGAGCGCCGATCAGGACGAGACCGCGCAGTTCTGGCAGCTGGTTCAGCTGGTTGTTCCAGTTGTAGAGACCGAAGACGACCGGGAAGAGGTCCTCGGACCGGAGCATGATCATCGGCAGGAAGAAGTTGTTCCAGATGGCCACGAACTGGAAGAGGAACATCGTCACCAGCGCGGGGGTCATCAGACGGACGCTGACGGTGAAGAACGTGCGGATCTCGCCCGCGCCGTCGAGCCGGCTCGCCTCGAGCAGCTCGTCGGGCACCGAGGAGGCCGCGAAGATCCGCGCCAGGTACACACCGAACGGGCTGACGATCGAGGGCAGGAAGACCGACCAGAAGGTGTTGGTGAGCTGTGCCTGGCTGAAGAGGAGGAACAGCGGCAGCGCGAGCGCGGTCGCCGGCACGAGCACGCCGCCGAGGACGATGTCGAACAGCAGGTCGCGACCGGGGAAGCGGTACTTCGCCAGGGCGTAGCCGGCCATCGCCGCGAGCAGGGTGGCGATCGCGCCGCCGAGGGCCGCGTAGAGCACCGAGTTCATCAGCCAGCGCAGGTAGACGCCGTCACGATAGGCGAAGAGCTCCGCGATGTTGTCGAACAGGTGGAAGTCGGCGAACCACAGCGGTGCAGTGGTGAGGATGTCGCCGGTCTCCTTGCTCGATGCGACGAGCAGCCACCAGAGCGGCAGCAGGAAGTAGACCGTGAAGACGGCCATGATCAGCATGGCGCCCGTGCGCGAGATGCCCGATTCCCGAGCGGACCGCGGTCGCGAGCCGCTGCGGCGCGACGAGCGGGAGGGGGCGACGATCGACATGGTGCTCATGCGTTCTGCTCCTTGCGCTGCATGTACTTCATGAATCCGAACGACAGCAGGAACGTCGTCACGGCGAGCACGACCGAGAACGCGGCCGCCAGGTTGGTGTTGGGGATGGATGCCGTGGCGTAGACGGTCATGTTCGGTGTGAACGTGCTCGTCACGGCCGAGCTGAACGACCGGAAGACCTGCGGCTCGGCGAGCAGCTGCAGCGTGCCGATGATCGAGAAGATCGCGGTCATCACGATCGCGGGGCGCACCAGCGGGATCTTGATCGACCAGGCGATGCGCCACTGACTGGCTCCGTCCAGGCGCGCCGCCTCGTACAGCTCCTGCGGGATCGACAACAGGGCCGAGTAGATGATCAGCATGTTGTAGCCGACGTAGACCCAGGTGACCACGTTCGCGATCGACCACAGCACGAGGTCGGCGCCGAGGAAGTCGATGTTCTTGGTGATGGCGGTGAACGGCGACAGGTTGGGCGAGAACAGCGAGCCCCACATGATCGCGGCGATCACGCCGGGCACCGCGTACGGCACGAAGAACGCGAGACGGAAGAAGCGCTTGCCGCGCACGAGCGGCGAATCCAGCAGCAGGGCGAACAGCAGCGCGAGGCCGAGCATGACCGGCACCTGCACGACGCCGAACATCAGCATCCGGCCCATCGAACTCCAGAACGCCTCGTTCTGGAAGACCAGCGCGTACTGGGCGAATCCGCCGAACACCTGCTCGGCCTTGCCGAACGTCCCTTCGCGCTTCACGACGAGCAGCGACTGCCAGAAGGCGTACGCGATGGGCACGACGTAGAAGAGGACGAACAGGACGCCGAAGGGCACGATCAGGAACGCGATGGCGCCCTTGTGCGGGATCCGTCGGCGGCGGCTCGACGCCTGAGGCGTCGAGGCGACCGCCGGGGCGGTGAGCGTGGTGGTCATACATCCTCCTTGATGATGCGGACGGCCCCGGCGGGCACGAAGCCCGTCGCAGGGGCGTCGGTGACGAGGTCGTGGCCGGTGGCCGAGATCTCGGCTCCGGACTCGCCGTGGTTGATGACGAACAGGAAGCTCCCCGCATCACCCGAGCGGCGGACGATCTCGACGTCGCGGTTCCCGCCGGGATGCGCGACGACACCCGCGGTGGCGGCGAGGCGGGCGACGAGGTCGCGGTAGGCGATGCGGTCGGGCTGCGTGGCGACGAACCACGCCTCGCCCGCGCCCGCGGTGCGGCGGGTCAGGGCAGGGCCGCCGGCCGAGGGCCCGTCGGCGAACGACGCCACGACCTCGGCATCCGTCGCCCGCAGTCTCTCGGTCCAGATCGAGCCGCTCGTGCCGTCGGTGAGGAACACGGTCTCGTCGGGGCGCAACGGGGCGAACTCCTCGGAGCGGATGCCGAGCAGGTCGCGGAATGCGCCGGGGTAGCCGCCGGTGCGCACGCGGTCCTCCTCGTCGACGATGCCGCTGAAGAATGTGATCAGCGCCGTGGCGCCGTTCTCGACCGCGCGGGCGATGGCGGCCGCGTCCGCGTCGCTGAGCAGATGCAGGGCGGGGACGATCAGCAGACGGTAGCCGTCGAGGTCGCCGCCGGGGCGCACGACATCGGTGGTGACACCGGCATCCGCCAGCGCCGCGTGCGCGGCGTGCACCTGACCGAGGTAGGTGAGCGCCTCGCTCGGTCGCCCCTCGTTCTCGGTGGCCCACCAGCTCTCCCAGGAGAAGAACAGCGCGGCGTCGGCGATGACCCGAGTGCCCGCGACTTCGCCGAGACGCTCGAGCAGACCGCCGAGCGCGACGACCTCGCGCCACTGGTCGGAGTCCTCGCCCGCGTGCGGCACGAGCGCGGTGTGGTACTTCTCGGCGCCCTGGGTCGAGGCGCGCCACTGGAAGAAGCAGATGCCGTCGGCACCGCGGGCGACGTGCGCGGCGATGTTGCGCTGCAGCTCGCCCGGGGCCTTGGCGAGGTTGTAGGGCTGCCAGTTCACGGCGCCGGTGGAGGTCTCCATCAGCAGCCACGGCGCGCCCTGCGCGAGTCCGCGGGTGAGGTCGGCGGCGAACGAGAGCTCGCCTCGGGGGTCGTCGAGGCGACGGTCGAGGTAGTGGTCGTTGGCGATCAGATCCATCTCGCCCGCCCACGTCCAGTAGTCGAGGTTCCGGATGTGGGCGGTGACCATGAAGTTCGTGGTGACCGGCACGTCGCTGCGCTTGCGCAGGATGGCGGCCTCGGCGCGGTAGAGCGCGAGCTGCTCGTCGGAGCTGAAGCGCTGGAAGTCGAGGATCTGGCCGGGGTTGCGCAGTGACAGCGCCTGAGCGGGCACGCGCACGTCGTCGAAATCGCTGTACCGCTGGCTCCAGAACGTGGTCCCCCATGCCCGGTTGAGCGCGTCGATGTCGTCGTAGCGGTCGCGCAGCCAACCGCGGAACGCCTCGGCACTCGTGCCGCAGTAGCAGAGCGCGTTGTGGCAGCCCAGCTCGTTCGACACATGCCAGAGCGACACAGCGGGGTGGTCGCCGTAGCGCTCGACCACGCGGGTGACGACCTCGGCGGCATACGCGCGGAAGACCGGCGAGCTCGGGCAGTACCCCTGGCGTCCGCCCTGCTGGAAGACCGTGCCGTCTTCGCCGACCGGCAGGATCTCGGGATGCCGGGCGGTGACCCACGGTGCGGGCGATGCCGTGCCGGTGCCGAGGTTGATGCGGATGCCGCCGTCGTGCAGGAGGCCGATGATCTCGTCGAGCGCATCGAAGTCCCACACGCCCTCGGCCGGGTTGATCGACGACCAGCCGAAGATGTTGATCGCCACGAGTCCGACGCCGGCCTGCTGCATG
Protein-coding regions in this window:
- a CDS encoding carbohydrate ABC transporter permease; translated protein: MTTTLTAPAVASTPQASSRRRRIPHKGAIAFLIVPFGVLFVLFYVVPIAYAFWQSLLVVKREGTFGKAEQVFGGFAQYALVFQNEAFWSSMGRMLMFGVVQVPVMLGLALLFALLLDSPLVRGKRFFRLAFFVPYAVPGVIAAIMWGSLFSPNLSPFTAITKNIDFLGADLVLWSIANVVTWVYVGYNMLIIYSALLSIPQELYEAARLDGASQWRIAWSIKIPLVRPAIVMTAIFSIIGTLQLLAEPQVFRSFSSAVTSTFTPNMTVYATASIPNTNLAAAFSVVLAVTTFLLSFGFMKYMQRKEQNA
- a CDS encoding alpha-galactosidase, producing MSALVHLTSAGVSVVVDTATARLLHWGAALHPADLDALAQTSTGSVTFSSFDAPRTLPLLAVEADGWSGAPALAWHRDGLHSAPLLRAGEWESTATSLRGRFADAGAAASVILDLDLDAAGVLTAQVTVTSTADPDAAPLDLLAARVLLPIPAHATEVLDHTGRWTGERSPQRGPLRHGAHLRQVRRGRGGHDAPYLTVLGTDGFGFRRGELWAAHVAWSGDLEVGVERLPEGAGVHGAVLGGGELLLPGEIRLGAGETYVSPRVYLAYGEAGLDSVSVRLHRTARALPGHPETPRPLVLNTWEAVYFDHDPAKIAALAEAAASVGVERFVLDDGWFRGRPDDRSGLGDWYIDDAKWPEGLRPLADHVHGLGMQFGLWFEPEMVNPVSELVAQHPDWVLQASPDSPTWRHQKVLDLANPGAAAHLLERLSALVAEVGVDFIKWDHNRDLHAAVSPHTGRASVHAQTTAFYALLDALRERHPALEIESCASGGARVDLGVLQRTQRVWASDSNDPVERQRIQRWTGTLVPPEVVGSHVGPAIAETTHRAASLPFRMTTALFGHAGIEWDITGCTPEERAALTRWTALYRELRPLLHAGITVRSDEVDDETLLHGVVAPDGSRGVFAWVRLGTSVDGFTPRTRVPGLQAGERYRLRMREDLGAVARHQVADPGWIDAGIEATGAFLETVGVPLPLLAPGSALLLEAVRVRASAVLD
- a CDS encoding ABC transporter substrate-binding protein produces the protein MQHSKKKAAAVIAISAFALAGCSAGGGDSTGGDAAVACTPADGDVTLEFTSWIPGIEDVVKIWNDANPEIQVDVQTGPNGNGGTYQNFFNQIKAGDAPDLGQIEYDALPNFLVQDGVEDLSACEDVVAAEDQFVDWAWGQVTLGTDSVYGIPQDTGPMALFYRADLFEQNGIAIPTTWDEYRDAAVKIRDLGGYITNFSQSDINQFAGFAWQDGAQWFSSDDKGWTVSLADDATTTVAEFWQSMLDDDLVATVPAWTDEWNNAYNSGQVWTWNSAVWGANSISSGAPDTAGNWSVAPLPQWQAGGTAAGNWGGSSTAVLKGSEHVYEATKFALWLNTSDEALTALADAANLYPATTDGLTLPVFADGVDFYGGQKIYDVFADAATQVSPDFAWGPTMTQTYSDVSDGFKAAVSGSGTLLDAIEKGQTATVDALKAASIPVTE
- a CDS encoding beta-galactosidase codes for the protein MAAAVSDRIATLSAGRGLVFGCDYNPEQWDRSVWPDDVRLMQQAGVGLVAINIFGWSSINPAEGVWDFDALDEIIGLLHDGGIRINLGTGTASPAPWVTARHPEILPVGEDGTVFQQGGRQGYCPSSPVFRAYAAEVVTRVVERYGDHPAVSLWHVSNELGCHNALCYCGTSAEAFRGWLRDRYDDIDALNRAWGTTFWSQRYSDFDDVRVPAQALSLRNPGQILDFQRFSSDEQLALYRAEAAILRKRSDVPVTTNFMVTAHIRNLDYWTWAGEMDLIANDHYLDRRLDDPRGELSFAADLTRGLAQGAPWLLMETSTGAVNWQPYNLAKAPGELQRNIAAHVARGADGICFFQWRASTQGAEKYHTALVPHAGEDSDQWREVVALGGLLERLGEVAGTRVIADAALFFSWESWWATENEGRPSEALTYLGQVHAAHAALADAGVTTDVVRPGGDLDGYRLLIVPALHLLSDADAAAIARAVENGATALITFFSGIVDEEDRVRTGGYPGAFRDLLGIRSEEFAPLRPDETVFLTDGTSGSIWTERLRATDAEVVASFADGPSAGGPALTRRTAGAGEAWFVATQPDRIAYRDLVARLAATAGVVAHPGGNRDVEIVRRSGDAGSFLFVINHGESGAEISATGHDLVTDAPATGFVPAGAVRIIKEDV
- the rpmB gene encoding 50S ribosomal protein L28, with the translated sequence MAAVCQVTGAVPGFGHNVSHSHRRTKRRFDPNVQKKTYFVASLGRKITLNVSAKGIKVIDVRGIENVVKDLQAKGVKL
- a CDS encoding carbohydrate ABC transporter permease — translated: MSTMSIVAPSRSSRRSGSRPRSARESGISRTGAMLIMAVFTVYFLLPLWWLLVASSKETGDILTTAPLWFADFHLFDNIAELFAYRDGVYLRWLMNSVLYAALGGAIATLLAAMAGYALAKYRFPGRDLLFDIVLGGVLVPATALALPLFLLFSQAQLTNTFWSVFLPSIVSPFGVYLARIFAASSVPDELLEASRLDGAGEIRTFFTVSVRLMTPALVTMFLFQFVAIWNNFFLPMIMLRSEDLFPVVFGLYNWNNQLNQLPELRGLVLIGALLSVIPLIVTFLLLQRFWRNGLGAGALK